A genome region from Dickeya chrysanthemi NCPPB 402 includes the following:
- a CDS encoding hemin ABC transporter substrate-binding protein — protein MKALCLMLLWLPLSLLAADRVVTIGGDVTQIVFALQAGDKVVARDSTSLHPEAATALPNVGYMRQLNAEGILSMQPTLVLASALSQPSTVLEQVASRGVRVVTVPAPQAIEAIREKIQVIADALGVAPRGEALVQQVAQQLAAVPSQPSTARMLFILSHGGMNAMAAGQGTAADAAFRAAGLQNAMQGFNRYQPLSQEGVVASQPDWVVVTSDGAQSLGGEAAVWKLPGLALTPAGKHQRLLVVDDMALLGFSLDTPAALLRLRQAVDAAK, from the coding sequence ATGAAAGCGCTGTGTTTGATGTTGCTGTGGCTGCCGCTGTCGTTGCTGGCTGCCGATCGGGTAGTCACGATTGGCGGTGATGTTACCCAGATTGTGTTTGCGTTGCAGGCGGGCGACAAAGTCGTGGCGCGTGACAGCACCAGTCTGCATCCGGAGGCGGCGACAGCATTACCGAATGTCGGCTACATGCGTCAGCTAAACGCGGAAGGCATTTTGTCGATGCAGCCGACGCTGGTGTTGGCCAGCGCACTGTCGCAACCGTCCACCGTGCTGGAACAGGTCGCCAGTCGGGGTGTGCGCGTGGTGACGGTGCCGGCGCCGCAAGCGATTGAAGCTATTCGCGAAAAGATTCAGGTGATCGCTGATGCGTTGGGGGTAGCGCCACGCGGTGAGGCGCTGGTGCAACAGGTGGCGCAGCAACTGGCGGCGGTGCCGTCCCAGCCGTCGACGGCTCGCATGTTGTTTATCCTCAGTCATGGCGGCATGAACGCGATGGCCGCCGGGCAGGGCACTGCCGCAGATGCGGCGTTCCGGGCCGCCGGATTACAGAACGCGATGCAAGGATTCAACCGTTATCAACCGCTGTCGCAGGAAGGCGTGGTGGCGAGCCAGCCGGACTGGGTGGTGGTTACCAGCGACGGCGCTCAATCCCTCGGCGGCGAGGCGGCCGTGTGGAAACTGCCGGGGCTGGCGTTGACGCCGGCCGGCAAACACCAACGGTTACTGGTTGTCGATGATATGGCGCTGCTGGGCTTTAGTCTGGATACGCCCGCAGCGTTGCTGCGCCTGCGTCAGGCCGTGGATGCGGCGAAGTGA
- a CDS encoding hemin-degrading factor gives MQHHYTHYLQLKVEHPRKYARDLAQMMGLREAELASLRVGHDARRLSGDTRALLAGLEAVGETKSITRNEYAVHEQVGVYHNQRIGEHVGLVLNPRGLDLRLFPEQWDSAFALTEQTARGERHSIQFFDRHGDAVLKVYATDNTELAVWQALTDSFTLADNPPLALQPVPLETPTDALDAAQIEQEWRAMTDVHQFFPLLKRHQVTRPQVFRAVSDDLACQVSNQSLATLLHTARQAGNEIMVFVGNRGCVQIFTGVIENVTPLENWLNVFNRDFTLHLAEEAIAESWVTRKPTQDGIVTSLELFAADGTPIAQLFGQRSEGEPEQARWREQVMSLVTSEVAA, from the coding sequence ATGCAGCATCACTACACACACTACCTGCAACTGAAAGTTGAACATCCACGCAAATATGCCCGTGATTTGGCTCAAATGATGGGGCTTCGTGAAGCGGAACTGGCATCGCTGCGCGTCGGGCATGATGCCCGCCGTTTATCCGGCGACACGCGCGCACTGCTGGCCGGGCTGGAGGCCGTCGGCGAAACCAAATCCATCACCCGCAATGAGTACGCGGTGCATGAACAGGTTGGGGTTTACCATAATCAGCGCATCGGCGAACACGTCGGTCTGGTGCTCAACCCACGCGGGCTGGACCTGCGCCTGTTTCCCGAGCAGTGGGACAGTGCATTTGCGTTGACGGAACAGACCGCGCGCGGCGAACGTCATAGCATTCAGTTTTTTGATCGTCACGGCGATGCGGTGCTGAAGGTTTATGCCACCGACAACACCGAGCTGGCCGTCTGGCAGGCGCTGACTGACAGCTTCACGCTGGCGGACAATCCGCCGTTGGCGCTACAGCCTGTGCCGCTTGAAACGCCGACTGACGCACTGGATGCGGCGCAGATCGAGCAGGAGTGGCGGGCGATGACCGATGTTCACCAGTTTTTCCCGTTGCTCAAACGGCATCAGGTTACGCGTCCGCAGGTGTTTCGTGCGGTGAGCGATGACCTGGCTTGTCAGGTGAGTAATCAGTCGTTAGCAACGTTGCTGCACACCGCCCGGCAGGCGGGCAACGAAATCATGGTTTTTGTCGGCAACCGCGGTTGCGTGCAGATTTTCACCGGCGTGATCGAAAACGTGACGCCGCTGGAAAACTGGCTGAATGTCTTCAACCGTGATTTCACACTGCATCTGGCAGAAGAGGCCATTGCTGAAAGCTGGGTCACCCGTAAACCGACCCAAGACGGCATCGTCACCAGCCTGGAATTGTTCGCCGCCGACGGCACGCCGATCGCCCAATTGTTTGGTCAGCGTTCGGAAGGGGAGCCGGAGCAGGCGCGCTGGCGTGAGCAGGTGATGTCGCTGGTGACGTCGGAGGTGGCGGCATGA
- a CDS encoding heme ABC transporter ATP-binding protein, which translates to MAEPRFAPLEAQQLSYRGDAGRLLIDDVSLTLNPGELVALIGPNGAGKSTLLRLLTGYLTPQRGECRLGGRALASWSPGALSRLRAVMRQDNTLTASFRVEEVVAMGRTPWRDTPESDVVSAVLALTGCEPLRRRLYPQLSGGEQQRVRLAQALAQLWQDDGPQGWLFLDEPTSALDLFYQQRLLRLLKSLTTQGNLAVCCVLHDLNLASLWADRVLVMQGGRNMAEGAPSQVLTEEAIQRWYQAEVWVNRHVETGTPQVALRR; encoded by the coding sequence ATGGCTGAACCGCGTTTTGCGCCACTGGAGGCGCAGCAGTTGAGTTACCGGGGGGATGCCGGTCGGCTGCTGATTGACGATGTGTCGCTGACGCTGAACCCCGGCGAACTGGTGGCGCTGATCGGGCCTAACGGTGCGGGTAAATCCACCTTGTTGCGGTTGTTGACCGGCTACCTGACCCCACAACGGGGTGAGTGTCGACTGGGTGGCCGTGCGTTGGCAAGCTGGTCGCCGGGCGCGCTGTCGCGCCTGCGGGCGGTGATGCGGCAGGACAATACGCTAACCGCGTCATTCCGGGTGGAAGAGGTGGTGGCGATGGGCCGAACCCCCTGGCGTGATACGCCGGAGTCGGACGTGGTGTCTGCGGTGCTGGCGCTGACCGGTTGCGAGCCTCTGCGCCGGCGGTTGTATCCGCAATTGTCCGGCGGCGAGCAGCAGCGAGTCCGGCTGGCGCAGGCGCTGGCCCAGCTCTGGCAAGACGACGGCCCGCAAGGCTGGCTGTTTCTGGATGAACCCACCTCGGCGCTGGATTTGTTCTATCAGCAACGGCTGTTACGGTTGTTGAAATCACTGACCACGCAAGGAAATCTGGCGGTGTGCTGTGTATTGCACGATCTCAATCTGGCGTCGTTATGGGCCGATCGGGTGTTGGTGATGCAGGGCGGGCGCAACATGGCGGAAGGCGCGCCGTCGCAGGTGTTGACCGAGGAGGCGATTCAGCGCTGGTATCAGGCGGAGGTGTGGGTCAACCGACACGTCGAAACCGGTACGCCGCAGGTCGCGTTGCGCCGTTAA
- a CDS encoding FecCD family ABC transporter permease, whose protein sequence is MAGALALLAVIAAGSGAMSVSLTQLMIQPLDSMAWQVWLHIRLPRVALALLVGMALALSGAGMQGLFRNPLADPVLLGVSSGAAVGVALAILFPLALPTLLALYLPLLAAFVGSLLIMLLLFSLSLSGERSLSRLLLVGIAINAIGGAATGLLAWISNDQQLRQLSLWGMGSMGQAQWVTVAAVASLVVPCVWWLQRLASPLNLLQLGDEEAHYLGVDVHRTRRRVVILCAVLVAAAVSVSGIIAFVGLITPHLMRLLLGADHRWLLPGATLGGALLLLLADTLARTLVVPAEMPVGLLTSLIGGPWFLWLILRRQHG, encoded by the coding sequence ATGGCGGGCGCGCTGGCGCTGCTGGCGGTGATTGCCGCCGGCAGCGGTGCAATGTCGGTGTCATTGACGCAGTTAATGATCCAACCGCTCGATAGTATGGCGTGGCAGGTGTGGCTACATATTCGTCTGCCGCGCGTGGCGCTGGCGTTGCTGGTGGGAATGGCGCTGGCGCTGTCCGGCGCCGGGATGCAGGGGCTGTTCCGCAATCCGCTGGCGGACCCGGTGTTGCTGGGCGTCAGCAGCGGCGCGGCTGTCGGCGTGGCGTTGGCGATACTGTTCCCGCTGGCGTTGCCGACACTGCTGGCGCTGTACTTGCCGTTGCTGGCGGCCTTTGTCGGTAGCCTGCTGATCATGCTGCTGCTGTTCTCCCTGAGTTTGTCGGGGGAGCGTTCCCTGTCGCGCCTGCTGCTGGTGGGCATTGCCATCAACGCCATCGGCGGCGCTGCGACCGGCCTGCTGGCGTGGATCAGCAATGATCAGCAACTGCGGCAGTTGTCGCTGTGGGGCATGGGCAGCATGGGGCAGGCGCAGTGGGTAACGGTAGCGGCGGTGGCGTCGCTGGTGGTGCCCTGCGTGTGGTGGCTGCAACGGCTGGCTTCGCCGCTCAATTTGCTGCAACTGGGCGATGAGGAAGCGCACTACCTTGGCGTAGATGTGCACCGCACCCGGCGCCGGGTAGTAATTCTGTGCGCGGTGCTGGTGGCGGCGGCGGTGTCGGTCAGCGGCATTATCGCTTTCGTCGGCCTGATAACGCCGCATCTGATGCGGTTGTTGCTGGGCGCGGATCACCGCTGGTTGTTACCGGGCGCGACGCTGGGCGGTGCGTTGCTGCTGTTGCTGGCGGATACGCTGGCGCGCACGCTGGTGGTGCCGGCGGAGATGCCGGTGGGGTTGCTCACCAGTCTGATCGGCGGCCCCTGGTTTTTATGGTTGATTCTGAGGCGGCAACATGGCTGA
- a CDS encoding Dps family protein, whose product MSGSKKKKSPIGLDVQQSEKIAAKLNTLLANYQILYMNVRGYHWNISGSAFFELHAKFEEIYNELLLKIDELAERILALGGQPLHAYSDYLKVADIKEDVNATEGKKTLEGLLAGYAVLLQQQREILPLAAETSDEGTASLMTDYIKEQEKQIWMFNAYLK is encoded by the coding sequence ATGTCAGGCAGTAAAAAGAAAAAGAGCCCGATTGGCCTGGATGTGCAGCAGTCTGAAAAGATTGCCGCCAAACTGAACACCTTGCTGGCTAACTACCAGATTCTGTATATGAATGTGCGCGGTTATCACTGGAATATTTCCGGCTCGGCCTTTTTCGAACTTCACGCCAAGTTTGAGGAAATCTACAACGAACTGCTGTTGAAAATCGACGAACTGGCAGAGCGTATCCTGGCGCTGGGCGGACAACCGCTGCATGCCTATAGCGACTATTTGAAAGTGGCGGATATCAAAGAAGACGTCAATGCCACCGAGGGCAAAAAAACGCTGGAAGGGTTGCTGGCGGGTTATGCCGTGCTGCTGCAACAACAGCGGGAAATCCTGCCGCTGGCGGCGGAAACCAGTGATGAAGGCACCGCGTCGCTGATGACCGATTACATCAAAGAGCAGGAAAAACAGATCTGGATGTTCAACGCCTACCTGAAATAA
- a CDS encoding lactonase family protein, whose protein sequence is MTKQVRLTTWGGMAALLAASLWPLASSAVTAVYVSAAGDGEIRAYTLNTQNGQLTATGSVTAGPQVMPMALSPDKRHLYAAVRSKPYTLAGYAIDRKTGVLSPAGTAPLPDSMAYISTDRTGRWLFSASYGGNKVAVSPIAADGRVSAEAVQVLPTGKNAHSIIADRQNRFVLVSNLGSDQLQQFRFDARNGQLTPNSPAELALPPGNGPRHLVLSPDNQTLYVSNELSGKVARLLLNQKTGLLTLLDYTDALPADAGMQPGTVDPKAPGIDNRPKIWSADLRLTPNGRFLYVSERTSSTLSLLQVTPKSGQLRYVTRYPTETQPRGIQIDPSGRYLIASGEKSDQLSVYRINQTSGELTLTGRFPTGKGANWIEIVTLP, encoded by the coding sequence ATGACAAAGCAGGTAAGACTCACCACATGGGGCGGTATGGCGGCGCTGCTGGCGGCAAGCTTGTGGCCGCTGGCGTCATCGGCGGTGACCGCGGTATACGTATCGGCGGCGGGGGACGGGGAGATTCGCGCCTATACGTTGAATACCCAAAACGGCCAGTTGACCGCTACCGGCTCGGTAACCGCCGGCCCGCAGGTGATGCCGATGGCGCTCAGCCCGGACAAGCGCCACCTGTATGCCGCGGTACGCAGCAAGCCCTATACACTGGCCGGTTACGCCATCGACCGAAAAACCGGCGTATTGAGTCCGGCCGGCACGGCGCCGTTGCCGGACAGCATGGCGTATATTTCCACCGACCGCACCGGACGCTGGCTGTTCAGCGCCTCCTATGGCGGCAACAAGGTGGCGGTCAGCCCGATTGCGGCAGACGGCCGCGTCAGCGCTGAAGCGGTGCAGGTTCTGCCTACCGGGAAGAATGCGCACAGCATTATTGCCGACCGCCAGAACCGGTTTGTGCTGGTCAGCAATCTGGGCAGTGACCAGCTACAGCAGTTCCGTTTCGATGCCCGAAACGGCCAATTGACCCCTAACTCTCCGGCCGAACTGGCGTTGCCGCCGGGCAACGGGCCGCGCCATCTGGTGCTGTCGCCGGATAACCAGACGCTGTACGTCAGTAATGAGCTGTCCGGCAAGGTGGCGCGTCTGTTGCTGAATCAAAAGACCGGATTGCTGACGCTGCTGGATTATACCGATGCCCTCCCGGCGGACGCGGGAATGCAACCCGGTACCGTCGACCCTAAAGCGCCGGGCATCGATAATCGCCCCAAAATCTGGAGCGCGGACCTGCGGCTGACGCCGAACGGCCGTTTCCTGTATGTGTCCGAACGTACCAGCAGTACCCTCAGCTTGTTGCAGGTGACGCCCAAGAGCGGCCAACTGCGTTATGTCACGCGCTATCCCACCGAAACCCAGCCGCGCGGTATCCAGATCGATCCCAGTGGTCGTTACCTGATCGCCAGCGGTGAAAAATCCGATCAGTTGTCGGTATATCGCATCAATCAAACCAGCGGTGAACTGACGCTGACCGGTCGTTTCCCGACGGGCAAAGGCGCCAACTGGATTGAAATCGTCACGCTGCCTTAA